Proteins encoded by one window of Mustela erminea isolate mMusErm1 chromosome 5, mMusErm1.Pri, whole genome shotgun sequence:
- the NGB gene encoding neuroglobin isoform X1 — MVFFLSLIESDVPSGSQREDRNVLSAGTIPPCLCPRPWPGRLFDLEPDLLPLFQYNCRQFSSPEDCLSSPEFLDHIRKVMLVIDTAVTNVEDLSSLEDYLASLGKKHRAVGVKLSSFSTVGESLLYMLEKCLGPAFTPAMRAAWSQLYGAVVQAMSRGWDGE; from the exons ATGGTGTTCTTCTTGTCCTTAATTGAATCTGACGTTCCTTCGGGTTcccagagagaagacaggaaTGTCTTGAGTGCAGGAACCATTCCACCGTGTCTGTGTCCGAGGCCCTGGCCGGGCAG GCTGTTTGACCTGGAGCCTGATCTGCTGCCACTCTTCCAGTATAACTGCCGCCAGTTCTCCAGCCCGGAGGACTGCCTGTCATCCCCCGAGTTCCTGGACCACATCAGGAAG GTGATGCTCGTGATTGACACTGCAGTGACCAATGTAGAGGATCTGTCCTCGCTGGAGGACTACCTTGCCAGCCTGGGCAAGAAGCACCGTGCAGTGGGTGTGAAGCTCAGCTCCTTCTCG ACGGTGGGGGAGTCCCTGCTCTACATGTTGGAGAAGTGCCTGGGCCCTGCGTTCACACCAGCTATGCGGGCCGCCTGGAGCCAGCTCTACGGGGCCGTGGTGCAGGCCATGAGTCGAGGCTGGGATGGCGAATAA
- the NGB gene encoding neuroglobin isoform X2, with the protein MERPEPELIRQSWRAVSRSPLEHGTVLFARLFDLEPDLLPLFQYNCRQFSSPEDCLSSPEFLDHIRKVMLVIDTAVTNVEDLSSLEDYLASLGKKHRAVGVKLSSFSTVGESLLYMLEKCLGPAFTPAMRAAWSQLYGAVVQAMSRGWDGE; encoded by the exons ATGGAGCGCCCGGAGCCCGAGCTGATCCGGCAGAGCTGGCGGGCGGTGAGCCGCAGCCCGCTGGAGCACGGCACCGTACTGTTCGCCAG GCTGTTTGACCTGGAGCCTGATCTGCTGCCACTCTTCCAGTATAACTGCCGCCAGTTCTCCAGCCCGGAGGACTGCCTGTCATCCCCCGAGTTCCTGGACCACATCAGGAAG GTGATGCTCGTGATTGACACTGCAGTGACCAATGTAGAGGATCTGTCCTCGCTGGAGGACTACCTTGCCAGCCTGGGCAAGAAGCACCGTGCAGTGGGTGTGAAGCTCAGCTCCTTCTCG ACGGTGGGGGAGTCCCTGCTCTACATGTTGGAGAAGTGCCTGGGCCCTGCGTTCACACCAGCTATGCGGGCCGCCTGGAGCCAGCTCTACGGGGCCGTGGTGCAGGCCATGAGTCGAGGCTGGGATGGCGAATAA